From the genome of Oncorhynchus masou masou isolate Uvic2021 unplaced genomic scaffold, UVic_Omas_1.1 unplaced_scaffold_2135, whole genome shotgun sequence, one region includes:
- the LOC135532975 gene encoding LOW QUALITY PROTEIN: unconventional myosin-Vc-like (The sequence of the model RefSeq protein was modified relative to this genomic sequence to represent the inferred CDS: substituted 2 bases at 2 genomic stop codons): MEEVLRKQKYTENEAKARFSLEASRLTAQNMDFEEQLDMKDRLIRKLRNQIKSLQTSEEGVNMIPNMAAQFLFICVHXTASCLXLTSTLLSDLKPRGVNMIPGMAAQLLFMCVRHADYLNDGAKLKSLMNAIISGVKKVITDHQEDFELLSFWLSNTYHILSCLKQYSGEEEFMKQNSPRQKKNCLQNFDLSEHRQIFSDLAIRIYHQFISVMEKTLMPMIVPCMLEHESLQDISSMKPTGFRKRSSSIYEDQEVCTIYSLLQQPSLYHSTMSQHGMDICVVQQAVKQTFFLVGADTLNNILLRKDMCSCRKGMQIRCNISHLEAWLKEKDLVQGTMATLKPLSQAAWLLQVNKTTDDDIKDITEQCSELSPVQIVKILNSYTPTDDFEKRVAPSFVRKIQENLDPMTRIRSTCLLHNREGGSSQLMLDTQYRFQVTFPFTPSSQALELLEIPSSLRLGFLTRI, encoded by the exons atggaggaggtgcTCAGGAAGCAGAAGTACACAGAGAACGAGGCCAAGGCCAGATTCAGTCTGGAGGCATCACGACTCACTGCACAGAacatg GACTTTGAGGAGCAGCTCGACATGAAGGACAGGTTGATAAGGAAGCTACGAAACCAAATCAAGAGCCTTCAAACATCCGAGGAAG GGGTTAACATGATCCCCAACATGGCTGCCCAGTTTCTCTTCATATGTGTCCATTAAACTGCCTCATGTTTGTAACtgacctctactctcctgtcagACCTGAAGCCCAGAGGGGTTAACATGATCCCCGGCATGGCTGCTCAGCTTCTCTTCATGTGTGTCCGTCACGCTGACTACCTTAACGATGGAGCCAAGCTCAAGTCTCTCATGAACGCCATCATCAGTGGGGTTAAAAAGGTCATCACG GATCACCAAGAAGACTTTGAGTTGCTATCGTTCTGGCTGTCCAACACGTATCACATTCTCAGCTGCCTGAAGCAGTACAGTGGAGAAGAG GAGTTTATGAAACAGAACTCTCCGCGTCAGAAGAAGAACTGCTTACAGAACTTTGACTTGTCTGAACACAGACAGATCTTCAGTGATCTGGCCATCCGTATCTACCACCAATTTATATCTGTTATGGAGAAGACTCTTATGCCCATGATCG TTCCCTGTATGCTGGAGCACGAGAGTCTCCAGGACATTTCTAGTATGAAGCCTACAGGTTTCCGTAAGCGTTCCAGCAGCATCTATGAGGACCAGGAGGTCTGCACCATCTACTCTCTCCTCCAGCAACCCAGTCTATACCACAGCACTATGAGTCAGCACGgcatgga tatctgtgttgtCCAACAGGCTGTGAAACAGACCTTCTTCCTGGTGGGTGCGGACACACTCAACAACATCCTGCTACGCAAAGACATGTGCTCCTGTAGGAAGGGCATGCAGATCAG GTGTAACATAAGTCACCTGGAGGCGTGGCTAAAGGAGAAGGACCTAGTGCAGGGTACCATGGCTACTCTGAAGCCTCTGTCTCAGGCTGCCTGGCTGCTGCAGGTCAACAAGACCACTGATGACGACATCAAAGACATCACAGAGCAATGCTCAGAACTCAGCCCTGTACAG ATTGTCAAGATTTTGAACTCTTACACGCCCACTGATGATTTTGAGAAAAGGGTGGCACCGTCATTCGTCCGCAAAATTCAGGAAAATCTCGATCCTATGACAAGGATCAGGAGCACCTGCCTTTTACACA ACCGTGAGGGGGGATCCTCCCAGCTGATGCTGGATACCCAGTATCGTTTCCAAGTCACCTTCCCCTTCACCCCGTCCTCTCAGGCCCTGGAGCTACTGGAGATACCATCCAGCCTCAGACTGGGCTTCCTCACCAGgatctaa
- the LOC135532977 gene encoding guanine nucleotide-binding protein subunit beta-5a, with the protein MRFSINPEMATQEVQPNETLTNLKAESDTLKTKLEDERAKLHDVELHQVAEKVDGLGQFVMKTRRTLKGHGNKVLCMDWCKDKRRIVSSSQDGKVIVWDAFTTNKEHAVTMPCTWVMACAYAPSGCAVACGGLDNKCSVYPLSLDKNENLAAKKKSVAMHTNYLSACSFTNSDMQILTSSGDGTCALWDVESGQLLQSFHGHAADVLCLDLAPSETGNTFVSGGCDKKANVWDMRSGQCIQSFETHESDINSVRYYPSGDAFASGSDDATCRLYDLRADREVAIYSKESIIFGASSVDFSLSGRLLFGGYNDYTINVWDVLKGTRVSILFGHENRVSTLRLSPDGTAFCSGSWDHTLRIWA; encoded by the exons ATGAGATTTTCCATAAACCCTGAAATGGCTACACAGGAGGTTCAACCGAATGAGACTCTCACTAACCTAAAAGCAGAATCGGATACGTTGAAAACGAAGCTGGAGGACGAAAGAGCGAAACTGCACGATGTCGAAC TACACCAGGTGGCAGAGAAGGTGGATGGACTGGGCCAGTTTGTCATGAAGACCCGGCGTACTCTGAAGGGACATGGCAACAAAGTTCTCTGCATGGACTGGTGTAAGGACAAGAGGAGGATCGTCAGCTCATCACAG GATGGGAAAGTGATTGTATGGGATGCCTTCACCACTAACAAG GAGCACGCAGTGACCATGCCGTGCACCTGGGTTATGGCCTGTGCCTACGCCCCCTCTGGATGTGCAGTAGCCTGTGG TGGTCTGGACAACAAGTGCTCCGTGTACCCTCTGTCCTTGGACAAGAATGAGAACCTGGCAGCGAAGAAGAAGTCTGTCGCCATGCACACCAACTACTTATCTGCCTGTAGCTTCACCAACTCAGACATGCAG ATCCTGACGTCGAGCGGAGACGGAACCTGTGCATTATGGGATGTGGAGAGTGGTCAGCTGTTACAGAGTTTCCATGGACACGCCGCCGATGTTCTATGTCTCGACCTAGCTCCTTCTGAGACCGGCAACACCTTCGTCTCTGGA GGCTGTGACAAGAAGGCCAATGTATGGGACATGCGCTCAGGCCAGTGCATCCAGTCCTTCGAAACCCACGAATCAGACATCAACAGCGTCAG GTACTACCCCAGTGGAGATGCATTTGCTTCAGGCTCCGATGATGCTACA TGTCGTCTCTATGACCTGAGGGCAGACAGAGAAGTGGCCATTTATTCCAAAGAGAGCATCATATTTGGTGCCTCCAGTGTGGACTTCTCTCTCAGTG GCCGGCTACTGTTCGGTGGCTACAACGACTACACCATCAACGTGTGGGATGTCTTGAAGGGGACGAGGGTGTCCATCCTGTTTGGACACGAGAACCGTGTCAGCACTCTGCGCCTGTCTCCTGACGGAACGGCCTTCTGCTCGGGGTCATGGGACCACACTCTCAGG ATCTGGGCTTAA